In one Papio anubis isolate 15944 chromosome 11, Panubis1.0, whole genome shotgun sequence genomic region, the following are encoded:
- the PTF1A gene encoding pancreas transcription factor 1 subunit alpha yields MDAVLLEHFPGGLDAFPSPYFDEEDFFTDQSSRDPLEDGDELLADEQAQVEFLSHQLHEYCYRDGACLLLQPAPSAAPLALAPPPSGGPGEPEDGGGGGGYCCEAGAPPGGFPYSPGSPPSCLAYPCAGAAVLSPGARLRGLSGAAAAAARRRRRVRSEAELQQLRQAANVRERRRMQSINDAFEGLRSHIPTLPYEKRLSKVDTLRLAIGYINFLSELVQADLPLRGGGAGGCGGPGGSGRLGGDSPGGQAQKVIICHRGTRSPSPSDPDYGLPPLAGHSLSWTDEKQLKEQNIIRTAKVWTPEDPRKLNSKASFNNIENEPPFEFVS; encoded by the exons ATGGACGCGGTGCTGCTGGAGCACTTCCCCGGGGGCCTGGACGCCTTTCCTTCTCCGTACTTCGACGAGGAAGACTTCTTCACCGACCAGTCTTCCCGGGACCCACTGGAGGACGGTGATGAGCTGCTGGCGGATGAGCAGGCCCAGGTGGAGTTCCTTAGCCACCAGCTCCACGAGTACTGCTACCGCGACGGGGCGTGCCTGCTGCTGCAGCCCGCGCCCTCGGCCGCCCCGCTAGCGCTCGCCCCGCCGCCCTCGGGGGGCCCCGGTGAGCCAGaggacggcggcggcggcggcggctacTGCTGCGAGGCGGGGGCGCCCCCAGGCGGCTTCCCTTACTCGCCCGGCTCGCCGCCCTCGTGCCTGGCCTACCCGTGCGCCGGGGCGGCAGTACTGTCTCCCGGGGCGCGGCTGCGCGGCCTGAGCGGAGCGGCGGCCGCGGctgcgcggcggcggcggcgggtgCGCTCCGAGGCGGAGCTGCAGCAACTGCGGCAGGCGGCCAACGTGCGCGAGCGGCGGCGCATGCAGTCCATCAACGATGCCTTCGAGGGGCTGCGCTCGCACATCCCCACGCTGCCCTACGAGAAGCGCCTCTCCAAGGTGGACACGCTGCGCCTGGCCATAGGCTACATCAACTTCCTCAGCGAGCTCGTGCAGGCCGACCTGCCCTTGCGCGGCGGTGGCGCGGGAGGCTGCGGGGGTCCGGGCGGCAGCGGGCGTCTGGGCGGGGACAGCCCGGGCGGCCAGGCCCAGAAGGTCATCATCTGCCATCGGGGCACCC GGTCCCCGTCCCCCAGCGACCCTGATTATGGCCTCCCTCCCCTAGCAGGACACTCTCTCTCATGGACTGATGAAAAACAACTCAAGGAACAAAATATTATCCGAACAGCCAAAGTCTGGACCCCAGAAGACCCCAGAAAACTCAACAGCAAAGCTTCCTTCAACAACATAGAAAACGAACCACCATTTGAGTTTGTGTCCTGA